A single Streptomyces sannanensis DNA region contains:
- a CDS encoding integration host factor has translation MALPPLTPEQRAAALEKAAAARRERAEVKNRLKHSGASLHEVIKQGQENDVIGKMKVSALLESLPGVGKVRAKQIMERLGISESRRVRGLGSNQIASLEREFGGGAA, from the coding sequence GTGGCTCTTCCGCCCCTTACCCCTGAACAGCGCGCAGCCGCGCTCGAAAAGGCCGCCGCGGCTCGCCGGGAGCGGGCCGAGGTCAAGAATCGACTCAAGCACTCCGGCGCCTCCCTCCACGAGGTCATCAAGCAGGGCCAGGAGAACGACGTCATCGGCAAGATGAAGGTCTCCGCCCTGCTCGAGTCCCTGCCGGGCGTGGGCAAGGTCCGCGCCAAGCAGATCATGGAGCGGCTCGGCATCTCCGAGAGCCGCCGCGTGCGTGGCCTCGGCTCGAACCAGATCGCCTCCCTGGAGCGCGAGTTCGGCGGCGGCGCCGCCTGA
- the pyrR gene encoding bifunctional pyr operon transcriptional regulator/uracil phosphoribosyltransferase PyrR yields the protein MDAKTADARPVLEAPDIARVLTRISHEIVERAKGAEDVVLLGIPTRGVFLARRIAAKLEEITGRKIPVGSLDITMYRDDLRLKPARALGRTEIPGDGIDGRLVVLVDDVLFSGRTIRAALDALGDIGRPRAVQLAVLVDRGHRELPIRADYVGKNLPTSLRETVKVQLAEEDGRDTVLLGVKPTAPAGEQ from the coding sequence ATGGACGCAAAGACTGCCGATGCACGGCCGGTTCTCGAGGCCCCCGACATCGCGCGGGTGCTGACCCGCATCTCCCATGAGATCGTCGAGCGCGCCAAGGGCGCCGAGGACGTGGTGCTCCTGGGCATTCCGACCCGCGGAGTCTTCCTGGCCCGCCGGATCGCCGCCAAGCTCGAAGAGATCACCGGCCGCAAGATCCCGGTCGGCTCCCTCGACATCACCATGTACCGCGACGACCTGCGGCTGAAGCCCGCCCGCGCGCTGGGCCGCACCGAGATCCCGGGCGACGGCATCGACGGCCGCCTGGTGGTCCTCGTCGACGACGTGCTCTTCTCCGGCCGCACCATCCGCGCCGCACTCGACGCGCTCGGCGACATCGGCCGCCCGCGCGCCGTACAGCTCGCGGTCCTCGTCGACCGAGGCCACCGCGAACTCCCGATCCGCGCCGATTACGTCGGCAAGAACCTCCCCACGTCGCTGCGGGAGACGGTCAAGGTCCAGCTCGCCGAGGAGGACGGTCGCGACACCGTGCTGCTCGGTGTCAAGCCGACCGCCCCGGCCGGCGAGCAGTAG
- the pyrF gene encoding orotidine-5'-phosphate decarboxylase, with protein MTIEPFGARLRRAMDTRGPLCVGIDPHASLLTDWGLNDDIDGLERFTRTTVEALADRVAVLKPQSAFFERFGSRGIAVLEKAVEEARAAGALVLMDAKRGDIGSTMGAYAAAFLDPRSPLFSDAVTVSPYLGFGSLRPALDAAVVNGCGVFVLALTSNPEGAEVQRSTAANGKSLAQLMLDHMRAENEGAEPLGSVGAVVGATLGDAGVDLDINGPLLAPGIGAQGATPADLPGVFGTAVRNVVPSVSRGVLRHGPDVKGLRESAARFADEVRAAVTG; from the coding sequence GTGACCATCGAGCCCTTCGGCGCGCGTCTGCGCCGTGCCATGGACACCCGCGGTCCGCTGTGCGTCGGCATCGACCCGCATGCCTCGCTGCTCACCGACTGGGGCCTGAACGACGACATCGACGGCCTGGAGCGCTTCACGCGTACGACCGTCGAGGCCCTGGCCGACCGGGTCGCCGTCCTCAAGCCGCAGTCCGCGTTCTTCGAGCGCTTCGGCTCGCGCGGCATCGCCGTGCTGGAGAAGGCGGTCGAGGAGGCGCGGGCGGCCGGCGCGCTCGTCCTGATGGACGCCAAGCGGGGCGACATCGGCTCGACCATGGGCGCGTACGCCGCCGCCTTCCTCGACCCGCGCAGCCCGCTCTTCTCGGACGCCGTGACCGTCAGCCCCTACCTGGGCTTCGGCTCGCTGCGCCCGGCGCTGGACGCAGCCGTGGTGAACGGCTGCGGTGTCTTCGTTCTCGCCCTCACCTCCAACCCGGAGGGTGCCGAGGTGCAGCGGTCGACGGCCGCGAACGGCAAGTCCCTGGCGCAGTTGATGCTCGACCACATGCGCGCCGAGAACGAGGGCGCCGAACCGCTCGGCTCGGTCGGCGCGGTCGTCGGCGCGACCCTCGGTGACGCGGGTGTGGACCTGGACATCAACGGGCCACTGCTCGCCCCCGGCATCGGCGCGCAGGGCGCGACCCCGGCCGACCTGCCCGGAGTGTTCGGTACGGCCGTGCGCAACGTGGTCCCGAGCGTCAGCCGTGGCGTGCTGCGGCACGGTCCGGATGTGAAGGGATTGCGCGAGTCCGCCGCCCGTTTCGCGGACGAGGTGAGGGCAGCCGTCACCGGTTGA
- a CDS encoding aspartate carbamoyltransferase catalytic subunit, producing the protein MKRHLISAADLTRDDAVLILDTAEEMARVADRPIKKLPTLRGRTICNLFFEDSTRTRISFEAAEKRLSADVINFAAKGSSVSKGESLKDTAQTLEAMGVDAVVIRHGASGAPYRLATSGWIDAPVINAGDGTHEHPTQALLDAFTMRRRLVGHDAGIGKGLDGLRITIVGDVLHSRVARSNVHLLHTLGAQVTLVAPPTLIPVGAEPWPCEVSYDLDEVLPKSDAVMMLRVQRERMNAAFFPTEREYSRRYGLDAERMAKMPEHAIVMHPGPMVRGMEITAEVADSDRCTVVEQVANGVSARMAVLYLLLGGSEPAVTTTSTPRTEESK; encoded by the coding sequence ATGAAGCGTCACCTCATCTCGGCCGCCGACCTCACCCGTGACGACGCCGTCCTCATCCTCGACACCGCCGAGGAGATGGCCCGGGTGGCCGACCGGCCGATCAAGAAGCTGCCCACCCTGCGCGGCCGTACGATCTGCAACCTCTTCTTCGAGGACTCGACCAGGACCCGGATCTCCTTCGAGGCCGCGGAGAAGCGTCTGTCCGCCGATGTCATCAACTTCGCAGCCAAGGGCTCCTCGGTCTCCAAGGGCGAGTCGCTCAAGGACACCGCCCAGACGCTGGAGGCGATGGGCGTCGACGCCGTCGTCATCCGGCACGGAGCCTCCGGCGCCCCCTATCGGCTCGCCACCTCCGGGTGGATCGACGCGCCCGTGATCAACGCGGGCGACGGGACCCACGAGCACCCCACCCAGGCCCTGCTGGACGCCTTCACCATGCGCCGCCGCCTGGTCGGCCATGACGCCGGGATCGGCAAAGGCCTCGACGGGCTCCGGATCACGATCGTCGGTGACGTCCTGCACAGCCGGGTCGCCCGCTCCAACGTCCACCTGCTGCACACCCTGGGCGCCCAGGTGACCCTGGTGGCCCCGCCCACGCTGATCCCGGTCGGCGCCGAGCCCTGGCCGTGCGAGGTCTCGTACGACCTCGACGAGGTGCTGCCGAAGTCCGACGCGGTGATGATGCTGCGTGTGCAGCGCGAGCGGATGAACGCCGCCTTCTTCCCGACCGAGCGCGAGTACTCGCGCCGGTACGGCCTGGACGCCGAGCGCATGGCGAAGATGCCTGAGCACGCCATCGTGATGCACCCCGGCCCGATGGTCCGCGGCATGGAGATCACCGCCGAGGTCGCCGACTCCGACCGCTGCACCGTCGTGGAGCAGGTCGCCAACGGAGTCTCCGCCCGTATGGCCGTCCTCTACCTGCTGCTCGGTGGCTCCGAGCCCGCCGTCACCACCACCAGCACGCCCCGCACCGAGGAGAGCAAGTAA
- the carA gene encoding glutamine-hydrolyzing carbamoyl-phosphate synthase small subunit, whose protein sequence is MTTSTRGAARTPAVLVLEDGRIFRGRAYGAVGETFGEAVFSTGMTGYQETLTDPSYHRQVVVMTAPHVGNTGVNDEDPESSRIWVSGYVVRDPARVPSNWRAKRSLDEELRHQGVVGIQGIDTRALTRHLRECGAMRVGIFSGNALPDEGTMLAEVRQQPEMKGADLSAEVATKETYVVPAIGEKKFTVAAVDLGIKGMTPHRMAERGIEVHVLPATATVEDIYAVDPDGVFFSNGPGDPATADHPVSVMKGVLERRTPLFGICFGNQILGRALGFGTYKLKYGHRGINQPVQDRTTGKVEVTAHNHGFAVDAPLDKVSETPYGRAEVSHVCLNDNVVEGLQLLDQPAFSVQYHPEAAAGPHDAAYLFDRFVSLMEGQRA, encoded by the coding sequence ATGACGACCTCCACCAGGGGAGCCGCCAGGACTCCCGCCGTACTCGTCCTGGAGGACGGCCGCATCTTCCGCGGCCGCGCCTACGGGGCCGTGGGGGAGACCTTCGGCGAGGCCGTGTTCTCCACCGGCATGACCGGCTACCAGGAGACCCTCACCGACCCGTCGTACCACCGCCAGGTCGTCGTGATGACCGCCCCGCACGTCGGCAACACCGGCGTCAACGACGAGGACCCCGAGTCCTCCCGTATCTGGGTGTCCGGTTATGTCGTCCGCGACCCCGCACGCGTCCCCTCCAACTGGCGCGCCAAGCGCTCGCTGGACGAGGAGTTGCGGCACCAGGGCGTCGTCGGCATCCAGGGCATCGACACCCGCGCCCTCACCCGCCACCTGCGCGAGTGCGGCGCCATGCGCGTCGGCATCTTCTCCGGCAACGCACTGCCGGACGAGGGCACCATGCTCGCCGAGGTGCGCCAGCAGCCCGAGATGAAGGGCGCCGACCTCTCCGCCGAGGTCGCCACCAAGGAGACGTACGTCGTCCCCGCGATCGGTGAGAAGAAGTTCACCGTCGCCGCCGTCGACCTGGGCATCAAGGGCATGACCCCGCACCGGATGGCCGAGCGCGGCATCGAGGTGCACGTGCTCCCCGCCACCGCCACCGTCGAGGACATCTACGCGGTCGACCCCGACGGCGTGTTCTTCTCGAACGGCCCCGGCGACCCGGCCACCGCCGACCACCCGGTCTCGGTCATGAAGGGCGTGCTGGAGCGCAGGACGCCGCTGTTCGGCATCTGCTTCGGCAACCAGATCCTGGGCCGCGCGCTCGGCTTCGGCACGTACAAGCTGAAGTACGGCCATCGCGGCATCAACCAGCCGGTGCAGGACCGTACGACCGGCAAGGTCGAGGTCACCGCGCACAACCACGGCTTCGCCGTCGACGCCCCGCTCGACAAGGTCTCCGAGACCCCCTACGGCCGCGCCGAGGTCTCCCACGTCTGCCTGAACGACAACGTGGTGGAGGGCCTCCAACTGCTCGACCAGCCGGCCTTCAGCGTCCAGTACCACCCCGAGGCGGCCGCGGGCCCGCACGACGCCGCGTACCTGTTCGACCGCTTCGTTTCCCTGATGGAGGGCCAGCGTGCCTAA
- the bldD gene encoding transcriptional regulator BldD gives MSSEYAKQLGAKLRAIRTQQGLSLHGVEEKSQGRWKAVVVGSYERGDRAVTVQRLAELADFYGVPVQELLPGTTPGGAAEPPPKLVLDLERLAHVPAEKAGPLQRYAATIQSQRGDYNGKVLSIRQDDLRTLAVIYDQSPSVLTEQLISWGVLDADARRAVAHEDA, from the coding sequence ATGTCCAGCGAATACGCAAAACAGCTCGGGGCCAAACTCCGCGCCATCCGCACCCAGCAGGGTCTCTCCCTCCACGGCGTGGAGGAGAAGTCCCAGGGCCGCTGGAAGGCCGTCGTGGTCGGCTCGTACGAGCGCGGCGACCGCGCCGTGACCGTGCAGCGCCTCGCCGAGCTGGCGGACTTCTACGGCGTCCCGGTGCAGGAGCTGCTGCCGGGCACCACGCCGGGTGGCGCCGCCGAGCCGCCGCCGAAGCTCGTCCTCGACCTGGAACGCCTCGCCCACGTCCCGGCGGAGAAGGCCGGCCCGCTGCAGCGTTACGCCGCGACGATCCAGTCGCAGCGCGGCGACTACAACGGCAAGGTCCTGTCCATCCGCCAGGACGACCTGCGCACGCTCGCGGTCATCTACGACCAGTCGCCCTCGGTTCTCACCGAGCAGCTGATCAGCTGGGGCGTCCTGGACGCGGACGCGCGCCGCGCGGTCGCCCACGAAGACGCCTGA
- the carB gene encoding carbamoyl-phosphate synthase large subunit, which translates to MPKRTDIQSVLVIGSGPIVIGQAAEFDYSGTQACRVLKSEGLRVILVNSNPATIMTDPEIADATYVEPITPEFVEKIIAKERPDALLPTLGGQTALNTAISMHEQGVLEKYGVELIGANVEAIHKGEDRDLFKGVVEAVNAKIGHGESARSVICHSMDDVLKGVETLGGYPVVVRPSFTMGGAGSGFAHDEDELRRIAGQGLTLSPTTEVLLEESILGWKEYELELMRDKHDNVVVVCSIENFDPMGVHTGDSITVAPAMTLTDREYQRLRDIGIAIIREVGVDTGGCNIQFAVNPVDGRIIVIEMNPRVSRSSALASKATGFPIAKIAAKLAVGYTLDEIPNDITEQTPASFEPTLDYVVVKAPRFAFEKFPSADSTLTTTMKSVGEAMAIGRNFTEALQKALRSLEKKGSQFTFVGEPGDKSELLAAAVRPTDGRINTVMQAIRAGATPEEVFDATKIDPWFVDQLFLIKEIADELAAAEELDPELLAEAKRHGFSDVQIAGIRGLREDIVREVRHALGVRPVYKTVDTCAAEFAAKTPYFYSSYDEESEVAQRQKPAVIILGSGPNRIGQGIEFDYSCVHASFALSDAGYETVMVNCNPETVSTDYDTSDRLYFEPLTLEDVLEIVHAESLAGPIAGVIVQLGGQTPLGLAQALKDNGVPVVGTSPEAIHAAEDRGAFGRVLKEAGLPAPKHGTATTFAEAKAIADEIGYPVLVRPSYVLGGRGMEIVYEEARLESYIAESTEISPTRPVLVDRFLDDAIEIDVDALYDGTELYLGGVMEHIEEAGIHSGDSACALPPITLGGFDIKRLRASTEAIAKGVGVRGLINIQFAMAGDILYVLEANPRASRTVPFTSKATAVPLAKAAARISLGATVAELRAEGLLPKQGDGGTLPLDAPISVKEAVMPWSRFRDTSGRGVDTVLGPEMRSTGEVMGIDSVFGTAYAKSQAGAYGALPTKGRAFISVANRDKRSMIFPARELVAHGFELLATSGTAEVLKRNGIHATVVRKQSEGEGPDGEKTIVQLIHDGQVDLIVNTPYGTGGRLDGYDIRTAAVARGVPCLTTVQALAAAVQGIDALGRGDVGVRSLQEHAEHLTAARED; encoded by the coding sequence GTGCCTAAGCGCACCGATATCCAGTCCGTCCTGGTCATCGGCTCCGGCCCGATCGTCATCGGCCAGGCCGCCGAGTTCGACTACTCCGGCACCCAGGCGTGCCGTGTCCTCAAGTCCGAGGGCCTGCGCGTCATCCTGGTGAACTCCAACCCGGCGACGATCATGACCGACCCGGAGATCGCCGACGCCACCTACGTCGAGCCGATCACCCCCGAGTTCGTCGAGAAGATCATCGCCAAGGAGCGCCCCGACGCGCTGCTGCCCACCCTCGGCGGCCAGACCGCGCTGAACACCGCGATCTCCATGCACGAGCAGGGTGTGCTGGAGAAGTACGGCGTCGAGCTCATCGGCGCCAACGTCGAGGCGATCCACAAGGGCGAGGACCGCGACCTCTTCAAGGGTGTCGTCGAGGCCGTCAACGCCAAGATCGGCCACGGCGAGTCCGCCCGCTCGGTCATCTGTCACTCCATGGACGACGTCCTCAAGGGCGTCGAGACCCTCGGCGGCTACCCCGTCGTCGTCCGCCCCTCCTTCACCATGGGCGGCGCCGGCTCCGGCTTCGCGCACGACGAGGACGAGCTGCGCCGTATCGCCGGCCAGGGCCTCACGCTCTCCCCGACCACCGAGGTGCTCCTGGAGGAGTCCATCCTCGGCTGGAAGGAGTACGAGCTGGAGCTGATGCGCGACAAGCACGACAACGTCGTGGTCGTCTGCTCCATCGAGAACTTCGACCCGATGGGCGTGCACACCGGTGACTCGATCACCGTCGCCCCGGCGATGACCCTCACCGACCGCGAGTACCAGCGGCTGCGCGACATCGGCATCGCGATCATCCGCGAGGTCGGCGTCGACACCGGCGGCTGCAACATCCAGTTCGCCGTGAACCCTGTCGACGGCCGGATCATCGTCATCGAGATGAACCCGCGTGTCTCCCGTTCCTCGGCGCTCGCCTCCAAGGCCACCGGCTTCCCGATCGCCAAGATCGCCGCCAAGCTGGCCGTCGGCTACACGCTGGACGAGATCCCCAACGACATCACCGAGCAGACCCCGGCCTCCTTCGAGCCGACGCTCGACTACGTCGTGGTCAAGGCCCCCCGCTTCGCCTTCGAGAAGTTCCCGTCCGCCGATTCCACCCTCACCACCACCATGAAGTCGGTGGGCGAGGCCATGGCCATCGGCCGCAACTTCACCGAGGCGCTGCAGAAGGCGCTGCGCTCGCTGGAGAAGAAGGGCTCGCAGTTCACCTTCGTCGGCGAGCCGGGTGACAAATCGGAGCTGCTCGCGGCCGCCGTCCGCCCGACCGACGGCCGGATCAACACGGTCATGCAGGCCATCCGGGCCGGCGCCACCCCTGAGGAGGTCTTCGACGCCACGAAGATCGACCCGTGGTTCGTGGACCAGCTCTTTCTTATCAAGGAGATCGCCGACGAGCTCGCCGCCGCCGAGGAGCTCGACCCCGAGCTGCTCGCCGAGGCCAAGCGGCACGGCTTCTCCGACGTCCAGATCGCCGGGATCCGGGGCCTGCGCGAGGACATCGTCCGCGAGGTCCGGCACGCCCTCGGCGTCCGCCCGGTCTACAAGACGGTCGACACCTGCGCCGCCGAGTTCGCCGCGAAGACCCCGTACTTCTACTCCTCGTACGACGAGGAGAGCGAGGTCGCGCAGCGCCAGAAGCCCGCGGTGATCATCCTCGGCTCCGGCCCGAACCGCATCGGCCAGGGCATCGAGTTCGACTACTCCTGCGTGCACGCGTCCTTCGCGCTGTCCGACGCCGGGTACGAGACCGTGATGGTCAACTGCAACCCGGAGACCGTCTCCACCGACTACGACACCTCCGACCGGCTGTACTTCGAGCCGCTCACCCTGGAGGACGTGCTCGAGATCGTCCACGCCGAGTCCCTCGCGGGCCCGATCGCGGGCGTCATCGTGCAGCTCGGCGGCCAGACCCCGCTGGGTCTCGCCCAGGCGCTCAAGGACAATGGTGTGCCGGTCGTCGGCACTTCCCCCGAGGCGATCCACGCCGCCGAGGACCGCGGCGCGTTCGGCCGCGTCCTGAAGGAGGCCGGTCTGCCGGCCCCCAAGCACGGCACCGCCACCACCTTCGCCGAGGCCAAGGCCATCGCCGACGAGATCGGCTACCCGGTCCTCGTCCGTCCGTCGTACGTGCTCGGCGGCCGCGGCATGGAGATCGTGTACGAAGAGGCCCGCCTCGAGTCGTACATCGCCGAGTCCACCGAGATCAGCCCCACCCGGCCGGTCCTGGTCGACCGCTTCCTCGACGACGCGATCGAGATCGACGTCGACGCGCTCTACGACGGCACCGAGCTCTATCTCGGCGGCGTCATGGAGCACATCGAGGAGGCCGGTATCCACTCCGGCGACTCCGCCTGCGCCCTGCCCCCGATCACCCTCGGCGGCTTCGACATCAAGCGGCTGCGCGCCTCCACCGAGGCCATCGCCAAGGGTGTCGGCGTGCGCGGTCTGATCAACATCCAGTTCGCGATGGCCGGCGACATTCTGTACGTCCTGGAGGCCAACCCGCGCGCCTCCCGTACCGTCCCCTTCACCTCGAAGGCGACCGCCGTACCGCTGGCCAAGGCCGCCGCCCGCATCTCGCTGGGCGCGACCGTCGCCGAGCTGCGCGCCGAGGGCCTGCTGCCCAAGCAGGGCGACGGCGGCACCCTGCCGCTGGACGCGCCGATCTCCGTCAAGGAGGCCGTGATGCCGTGGAGCCGCTTCCGCGACACCTCCGGCCGCGGTGTGGACACCGTCCTCGGCCCGGAGATGCGCTCCACCGGCGAGGTCATGGGCATCGACTCGGTCTTCGGCACGGCGTACGCCAAGTCGCAGGCCGGGGCGTACGGCGCGCTGCCGACCAAGGGCCGTGCCTTCATCTCGGTCGCCAACCGTGACAAGCGCTCGATGATCTTCCCGGCGCGTGAGCTCGTCGCCCACGGCTTCGAGCTGCTGGCCACCTCCGGCACCGCCGAGGTCCTCAAGCGCAACGGCATCCACGCCACGGTCGTGCGCAAGCAGTCCGAGGGCGAGGGCCCCGACGGCGAGAAGACCATCGTCCAGCTCATCCACGACGGCCAGGTCGACCTCATCGTCAACACCCCGTACGGCACCGGCGGTCGCCTCGACGGCTACGACATCCGTACGGCGGCCGTGGCGCGCGGCGTCCCGTGCCTCACGACGGTCCAGGCGCTCGCCGCCGCCGTCCAGGGCATCGACGCCCTCGGCCGCGGAGACGTGGGCGTCCGCTCACTCCAGGAGCACGCGGAACACCTGACCGCGGCTCGCGAGGACTAG
- a CDS encoding dihydroorotase: protein MSKILIRGAKVLGGEPQDVLIDGETIDRVGTGIEAGDATVVEAEGQILLPGLVDLHTHLREPGREDSETVLTGTRAAASGGYTAVFAMANTFPVADTAGVVEQVWRLGKEHGYCDVQPIGAVTVGLEGKQLAELGAMHDSAANVKVFSDDGKCVDDAQIMRRALEYVKAFGGVVAQHAQEPRLTEGAQMNEGVVSAELGLGGWPAVAEESIIARDVLLAEHVGSRVHICHLSTAGSVEIVRWAKSRGIDVTAEVTPHHLLLTDELVRTYNPVYKVNPPLRTERDVMALREALADGTIDIVATDHAPHPHEDKDCEWAAAAMGMVGLETALSVVQHTMVDTGLLDWAGVADRMSFRPAHIGRLDGHGRPVSAGEPANLTLLDPAYRGVVNPADFASRSRNTPYEGLELPGRVTHTFLRGRATVLDGTLA, encoded by the coding sequence ATGAGCAAGATCCTGATCCGTGGCGCCAAGGTGCTGGGCGGCGAGCCGCAGGACGTCCTGATCGACGGCGAGACCATCGACCGGGTCGGCACGGGCATCGAAGCGGGCGACGCCACCGTCGTCGAGGCCGAGGGCCAGATCCTGCTGCCGGGCCTGGTCGACCTGCACACCCATCTGCGCGAGCCGGGCCGTGAGGACTCCGAGACCGTCCTTACCGGCACTCGCGCCGCCGCCTCCGGCGGCTACACCGCCGTCTTCGCGATGGCCAACACCTTCCCGGTCGCGGACACCGCCGGTGTCGTCGAGCAGGTCTGGCGTCTGGGCAAGGAGCACGGTTACTGCGACGTCCAGCCCATCGGTGCCGTCACCGTCGGTCTGGAAGGCAAGCAGCTCGCGGAGCTCGGCGCGATGCACGACTCGGCCGCGAACGTGAAGGTCTTCTCCGACGACGGCAAGTGCGTCGACGACGCCCAGATCATGCGTCGCGCGCTGGAGTACGTGAAGGCCTTCGGCGGAGTCGTCGCGCAGCACGCCCAGGAGCCGCGGCTGACCGAGGGCGCCCAGATGAACGAGGGCGTCGTCTCCGCCGAGCTGGGCCTGGGCGGCTGGCCGGCCGTCGCCGAAGAGTCGATCATCGCCCGTGACGTTCTGCTCGCCGAGCACGTCGGCTCCCGCGTCCACATCTGCCACCTCTCCACCGCCGGCTCCGTCGAGATCGTCCGCTGGGCCAAGTCCCGCGGCATCGACGTCACCGCCGAGGTCACCCCGCACCACCTGCTCCTCACCGACGAGCTGGTGCGTACGTACAACCCGGTCTACAAGGTCAACCCGCCGCTGCGCACCGAGCGTGACGTCATGGCCCTGCGTGAGGCCCTGGCCGACGGCACGATCGACATCGTCGCCACCGACCACGCCCCGCACCCGCACGAGGACAAGGACTGCGAGTGGGCCGCGGCCGCCATGGGCATGGTGGGCCTGGAGACCGCGCTGTCCGTCGTCCAGCACACGATGGTCGACACCGGACTGCTCGACTGGGCCGGCGTCGCCGACCGGATGTCGTTCCGCCCGGCGCACATCGGCCGCCTCGACGGCCACGGCCGGCCCGTCTCGGCTGGTGAGCCCGCCAACCTCACGCTGCTCGATCCGGCATACCGTGGTGTCGTGAACCCCGCGGACTTCGCCTCCCGCAGCCGCAACACCCCGTACGAGGGCCTCGAGCTGCCGGGTCGCGTCACCCACACCTTCCTGCGGGGTCGGGCAACGGTCTTGGACGGGACGCTGGCGTGA
- the gmk gene encoding guanylate kinase, which translates to MAATPRGTTPVPPVVRPRLTVLSGPSGVGKSTVVAHMRKVHPEVWLSVSATTRKPRPGEQDGVHYFFVDDEEFEKLIANGELLEWAEFAGNRYGTPRRAVAERLEAGEPVLLEIDLQGARQVKESMPDAQLVFLAPPSWDELVRRLTGRGTEPPEVIERRLETAKVELAAESEFDVTLVNTSVEDVARELLTLMQVV; encoded by the coding sequence ATGGCTGCAACACCCCGGGGGACGACCCCCGTACCCCCGGTCGTACGACCGCGGCTGACCGTGCTCTCCGGCCCCTCCGGGGTGGGCAAGAGCACGGTCGTCGCCCATATGCGCAAGGTTCACCCCGAGGTATGGCTCTCGGTGTCGGCCACGACCCGCAAGCCGCGCCCCGGCGAGCAGGACGGCGTCCATTACTTCTTCGTGGACGACGAGGAGTTCGAAAAGCTCATCGCCAATGGTGAGCTGCTGGAGTGGGCCGAATTCGCCGGCAACCGCTACGGCACCCCGCGCCGTGCGGTGGCCGAACGCCTCGAGGCCGGCGAGCCGGTGCTGCTGGAGATCGACCTCCAGGGCGCCCGGCAGGTCAAGGAGTCGATGCCGGACGCGCAGCTGGTCTTTCTCGCGCCGCCGAGCTGGGACGAGCTGGTCCGCCGGCTCACCGGACGGGGCACCGAGCCGCCCGAGGTCATCGAGCGCCGGCTGGAGACCGCCAAGGTGGAGCTGGCCGCCGAATCGGAGTTCGATGTCACTCTTGTCAACACCTCCGTCGAAGACGTGGCGCGCGAGCTGCTAACGTTGATGCAAGTTGTCTGA
- a CDS encoding quinone-dependent dihydroorotate dehydrogenase yields the protein MYKLFFNLFFKRMDAEEAHYLAFRWIRLAVRIPVLRTFVAAVLAPRYKELRTEALGLRMHGPFGLAAGFDKNAVAIDGMAMLGFDHIEIGTVTAQPQPGNPRKRLFRLVPDRALINRMGFNNEGSAAVAARLAARNPVFRTTVGVNIGKTKIVPEAEAVADYVTSTERLARHADYLVVNVSSPNTPGLRNLQATEALRPLLSAVREAADRTVTGRRVPLLVKIAPDLADEDVDAVADLALELGLDGIIATNTTIARDGLGLKSDPAVVKETGGLSGAPLKERSLEVLRRLYARVGDRITLVGVGGIENAEDAWQRILAGATLVQGYSAFIYEGPFYARAIHKGLAARLEASPYATIAEAVGAETRKVSQ from the coding sequence ATGTACAAACTCTTCTTCAACCTCTTCTTCAAGCGGATGGACGCCGAGGAAGCCCACTACCTGGCCTTCCGCTGGATCCGGCTCGCCGTCCGCATCCCGGTGCTGCGTACGTTCGTCGCGGCCGTCCTCGCGCCCCGCTACAAGGAGCTGCGCACGGAGGCCCTGGGCCTGCGCATGCACGGCCCCTTCGGCCTCGCCGCCGGCTTCGACAAGAACGCAGTCGCGATCGACGGCATGGCGATGCTCGGCTTCGACCACATCGAGATCGGCACCGTCACCGCCCAGCCGCAGCCGGGCAACCCCAGGAAGCGGCTCTTCCGGCTCGTACCGGACCGTGCGCTGATCAATCGCATGGGCTTCAACAACGAGGGCTCGGCCGCCGTCGCCGCGCGCCTGGCGGCCCGCAATCCGGTCTTCAGGACGACCGTCGGCGTCAACATCGGCAAGACGAAGATCGTCCCGGAGGCGGAAGCCGTCGCCGACTACGTCACGTCGACCGAGCGGCTCGCCCGCCACGCCGACTACCTCGTCGTCAACGTCTCCTCCCCGAACACCCCCGGCCTGCGCAACCTCCAGGCCACCGAGGCCCTGCGGCCGCTGCTCAGCGCCGTCCGCGAGGCCGCCGACCGCACGGTCACCGGCCGGCGTGTCCCGCTGCTCGTCAAGATCGCGCCCGATCTCGCGGACGAGGACGTCGACGCCGTCGCCGATCTCGCCCTCGAGCTCGGCCTGGACGGCATCATCGCCACCAACACCACGATCGCGCGGGACGGCCTCGGGCTGAAGTCCGACCCGGCCGTCGTCAAGGAGACCGGCGGCCTGTCCGGCGCCCCGCTGAAGGAGCGCTCGCTGGAGGTCCTGCGCCGCCTGTACGCGCGCGTGGGCGACCGGATCACCCTCGTCGGTGTCGGCGGCATCGAGAACGCCGAGGACGCCTGGCAGCGCATCCTGGCCGGCGCCACGCTCGTCCAGGGCTACAGCGCCTTCATCTACGAGGGCCCGTTCTACGCCCGCGCGATCCACAAGGGCCTCGCCGCCCGCCTCGAGGCCAGCCCGTACGCCACCATCGCCGAAGCGGTCGGCGCCGAGACCCGGAAGGTTTCCCAGTGA